Proteins encoded in a region of the Saccharothrix ecbatanensis genome:
- the folP gene encoding dihydropteroate synthase, whose translation MGVLNVTPDSFSDGGRYLDVADAVAHGVAMFRRGADLVDVGGESTRPGASRVSGPVEAARVVPVIRALVAEGVPVSVDTTRAEVASAALEAGASIVNDVSGGLADPGMASVVASAGVPYVLMHWRGHSTQMDQLAVYDDVVRDVRDELSRQVDAALAAGVASDDIILDPGLGFAKNATHNWQLLNGLDVLLELGFPVLVGASRKRFLGTLLGDRAPDGRENATAAVSALAAFTGAWGVRVHDVDRSLDAVAVARAWRQGHD comes from the coding sequence ATGGGCGTCCTGAACGTCACCCCGGACTCGTTCTCGGACGGCGGCCGGTACCTCGACGTGGCCGACGCGGTGGCGCACGGCGTGGCCATGTTCCGGCGCGGGGCCGATCTGGTCGACGTCGGCGGCGAGTCCACCCGGCCCGGAGCGTCCCGCGTGTCGGGTCCGGTCGAGGCCGCGCGGGTGGTGCCGGTGATCCGGGCGCTGGTCGCGGAGGGTGTGCCGGTCAGCGTGGACACCACGCGGGCCGAGGTGGCGTCGGCCGCTTTGGAGGCCGGCGCGTCGATCGTGAACGACGTGTCCGGCGGCTTGGCCGATCCCGGGATGGCGTCGGTCGTGGCGTCGGCGGGCGTGCCGTACGTGCTGATGCACTGGCGCGGGCACAGCACGCAGATGGACCAGCTTGCCGTGTACGACGACGTGGTGCGTGATGTGCGGGACGAGCTGAGCCGCCAGGTGGACGCGGCGTTGGCCGCCGGTGTGGCTTCGGACGACATCATCCTCGATCCCGGGCTGGGGTTCGCGAAGAACGCCACGCACAACTGGCAGCTGCTGAACGGGCTGGACGTGTTGCTGGAGCTGGGTTTCCCGGTGCTGGTCGGCGCGTCCCGCAAACGTTTTCTCGGCACCCTGCTCGGTGATCGCGCTCCGGACGGCCGCGAGAACGCGACCGCGGCGGTGTCCGCGTTGGCTGCGTTCACCGGCGCGTGGGGGGTGCGGGTGCACGACGTCGACCGGTCACTCGACGCGGTGGCCGTGGCGCGGGCGTGGAGGCAGGGGCATGACTGA
- the folB gene encoding dihydroneopterin aldolase has translation MTDRISLTGLRVRGFHGVFEHEKRDGQDFLVDITAWLDLSRAAATDDLRETLHYGELAERAAAIVAGGPYDLIETVAGKVADDVMTDPRVRATEVTVHKPSAPIALAFTDVSVTIRRARD, from the coding sequence ATGACTGACCGGATTTCGCTGACGGGCCTGCGGGTTCGCGGGTTCCACGGCGTGTTCGAGCACGAGAAGCGGGACGGCCAGGACTTCCTGGTGGACATCACCGCGTGGCTGGACCTGTCCCGGGCGGCGGCGACGGACGACCTGCGCGAGACGCTGCACTACGGCGAGTTGGCCGAGCGCGCGGCGGCGATCGTGGCGGGCGGGCCGTACGACCTGATCGAGACGGTGGCGGGCAAGGTCGCCGACGACGTGATGACCGACCCGCGGGTGCGGGCGACCGAGGTGACGGTGCACAAGCCGTCCGCGCCGATCGCGTTGGCGTTCACCGACGTGTCCGTGACGATCCGGCGTGCCCGTGACTAG
- the folK gene encoding 2-amino-4-hydroxy-6-hydroxymethyldihydropteridine diphosphokinase yields the protein MTRAVLSLGSNLGDRLGYLRMAVDGFADVLVAVSPVYETAPWGVTDQDDFLNAVLIVSGDVDEWGWLRRGQALEQAAGRVRDRRWGPRTLDVDVVTVDGVRSTDPELLLPHPGAHERASVLVPWLDVEPDAAVPGHGLARDLVAGLDLAGVTRRVDLSLV from the coding sequence GTGACTAGGGCGGTGCTGTCGCTCGGCTCGAACCTGGGCGACCGGCTGGGGTACCTGCGGATGGCGGTGGACGGGTTCGCCGACGTGCTGGTGGCCGTGTCGCCGGTGTACGAGACGGCGCCGTGGGGCGTGACCGACCAGGACGACTTCCTCAACGCCGTGCTGATCGTCTCCGGCGACGTGGACGAGTGGGGCTGGCTGCGGCGTGGCCAGGCTTTGGAGCAGGCCGCGGGGCGCGTGCGCGACCGCCGCTGGGGACCGCGCACGTTGGACGTGGACGTGGTCACGGTGGACGGTGTGCGGTCCACCGATCCCGAACTGCTGCTGCCGCATCCGGGGGCGCACGAGCGCGCGTCGGTGCTGGTGCCTTGGCTGGACGTGGAGCCGGATGCCGCCGTGCCGGGGCACGGCCTGGCGCGTGATCTGGTCGCCGGTCTCGACCTGGCCGGGGTCACCCGGAGGGTTGATCTGTCGCTGGTGTGA
- a CDS encoding maleylpyruvate isomerase family mycothiol-dependent enzyme, with the protein MSNAITYDAARRRIISLVTGGDPDAPVEACPGWTVKDVVAHLAGGLGDFTEGRFEGVEDGSWGERQVGERRNRSMGDLLVEWERNFQVAEGLFDSPMGAVLIAEIISHEHDIRTALGQPGERDNVAVRAALTRPLQEVDKRMRAKHLPALRITLEHGDRVLGEGEPAGALRTSSFELLRVLGGRRNEDQVRKMDWDTDPGPWLGVLPVLGRRDTALAE; encoded by the coding sequence ATGAGCAACGCGATCACTTACGACGCCGCGCGGCGGCGGATCATCAGCCTGGTCACCGGTGGCGATCCCGACGCGCCGGTCGAGGCCTGTCCTGGTTGGACGGTCAAGGACGTGGTCGCGCACCTCGCCGGAGGCCTCGGCGATTTCACCGAGGGCCGGTTCGAAGGGGTCGAGGACGGCTCGTGGGGTGAGCGGCAGGTCGGCGAGCGGCGCAACCGGAGCATGGGCGACCTGCTGGTCGAGTGGGAGCGGAACTTCCAGGTCGCCGAAGGGCTGTTCGACTCGCCGATGGGCGCGGTGCTGATCGCGGAGATCATCTCGCACGAGCACGACATCCGGACGGCCCTGGGGCAACCCGGGGAACGGGACAACGTCGCGGTGCGCGCGGCGTTGACGCGGCCGTTGCAGGAAGTCGACAAGCGGATGCGGGCCAAGCACCTGCCCGCGTTGCGGATCACGTTGGAGCACGGCGACCGCGTGCTGGGCGAGGGCGAGCCGGCGGGTGCGCTGCGGACGTCGTCGTTCGAGTTGCTGCGGGTCCTGGGTGGACGGCGCAACGAAGACCAGGTGCGGAAGATGGACTGGGACACCGATCCCGGGCCGTGGCTGGGCGTGCTGCCGGTGCTCGGCAGGCGCGATACCGCGTTGGCCGAGTAG
- a CDS encoding DUF3180 domain-containing protein, giving the protein MRFTKPRDLLAVGLVAGLLAHLLIRLAYDTLPPLPTFAGFTLLVIAIVNLWLAFSLRARILRKRGARPVEPLTAARAVAFAKASSLLGAIMLGGWAGVLIYVLPARGQFQAADNDIVTGIVGGGCAALLIAAALWLERCCKTPDDPHLDR; this is encoded by the coding sequence GTGAGGTTCACCAAACCCCGTGACCTGCTCGCCGTCGGACTCGTCGCGGGCCTGCTCGCGCACCTGCTGATCCGGCTCGCCTACGACACCCTTCCCCCGCTGCCGACGTTCGCCGGGTTCACCCTGCTCGTGATCGCCATCGTCAACCTGTGGCTCGCTTTCTCGTTGCGCGCGAGGATCCTGCGCAAGCGCGGCGCGCGGCCGGTCGAGCCGTTGACCGCCGCACGGGCCGTGGCGTTCGCCAAGGCGTCGTCGCTACTCGGCGCGATCATGCTGGGCGGCTGGGCCGGTGTGCTGATCTACGTGCTGCCCGCGCGCGGCCAGTTCCAGGCGGCCGACAACGACATCGTCACCGGGATCGTCGGCGGTGGCTGTGCCGCGCTGCTGATCGCCGCGGCGTTGTGGCTGGAACGGTGCTGCAAGACGCCCGACGACCCGCATCTCGATCGGTGA